A section of the Phaseolus vulgaris cultivar G19833 chromosome 8, P. vulgaris v2.0, whole genome shotgun sequence genome encodes:
- the LOC137823675 gene encoding F-box/LRR-repeat protein At3g48880-like — protein sequence MASHVLYNPTTVFSPYTRGKRQEMKKMKSSAGNVRNTNNDLMHEILVKIFLCLNVVDVAVASLVCKSWNKASREPSLWNKIDLSTLGSYCFRKPLNKIEAYRHSSLKMTQFLKHVLDLSNGSTTCLIFNFYVYLTNEQFILVAQGTPKLKRVVLPETGDFSRGVVETVMSLWSCLESITITSGVSGYYTLLAIGKYCNNITEMKFSQGCYFEEKHAVAMAKHTPKLKILSIRTVATSVKALFCVLRFLEHLEKVNICHSLIMDTAYPGTVFVDIRELRRRFPASSVEKLLYCERGSCLRCINGRDTTPSRQPDGPYEDIWGEDEITSLAHLPQPS from the exons ATGGCTTCACATGTTCTTTACAATCCCACCACTGTATTTTCTCCATATACAAGGG GAAAACGtcaagaaatgaagaaaatgaaatcAAGTGCTGGAAATGTCCGGAACACGAATAATGATCTGATGCATGAGATTctggtaaaaatatttttatgcctTAACGTTGTGGATGTTGCAGTTGCCTCCCTAGTTTGCAAATCCTGGAACAAAGCTTCTCGTGAGCCATCTCTCTGGAACAAGATTGATCTCTCCACACTCGGCTCTTACTGTTTCAGAAAACCTCTCAATAAAATTGAAGCTTACAGGCACTCGAGTTTGAAGATGACTCAATTCTTGAAACATGTTCTTGATCTGAGTAATGGAAGTACTACCTGCCttatattcaacttttatgtttaCTTAACGAATGAACAGTTCATCCTTGTAGCACAAGG GACCCCTAAACTGAAACGAGTTGTTCTACCAGAGACGGGTGATTTCTCAAGAGGAGTAGTGGAGACCGTAATGAGCTTATGGAGTTGTCTAGAGTCCATTACCATTACCTCTGGTGTCTCGGGTTATTACACATTGCTAGCTATTGGCAAATACTGCAACAACATCACTGAGATGAAATTTTCTCAGGGTTGCTACTTTGAAGAAAAGCATGCTGTAGCCATGGCTAAACACACCCCCAAGTTGAAGATACTGAGCATAAGGACTGTAGCAACAAGCGTGAAGGCATTGTTCTGTGTGCTGAGATTCTTAGAACATTTGGAGAAGGTGAATATATGCCATAGTCTGATCATGGATACAGCATATCCGGGCACCGTATTTGTAGACATTAGGGAGCTACGAAGGCGTTTTCCAGCCTCGAGTGTGGAAAAGCTATTATACTGTGAAAGAGGATCGTGCCTGAGATGCATCAATGGTAGAGACACTACTCCCAGCAGACAACCAGATGGACCCTATGAAGATATCTGGGGGGAGGATGAGATTACCTCTCTTGCCCATTTGCCTCAACCTTCTTAG
- the LOC137823678 gene encoding F-box/LRR-repeat protein At3g48880-like: protein MHRSNSGGRKDQNDRLLYEILVTIFASLNIVDLAVASLVCKTWNKACRDPSLWHKLDLSTLTSYCFNTPPNKIGAYRRSTSKITQFFKHILGLSDGNTTCLIFNYYVYITDEQLITIAERTRKLKRVVLPKTGDFSRAGVNSAMKLWRGLESITITSAVPGHYIFPALGRYCNNITEMKFSCGCIFEEKHAEAMVKYTPNLKMLSIRSIPASMKALQCVLSFLEHLKMVNVCHSFIRDTSDRRLYGLGFEDLRNCLSPLSLGKLIYCEGYLEGGWCLRCQNGHDNSRSRQPYGPLEDVWREDEITSLASGNHNIIPSRTLTLH from the exons ATGCATCGCAGCAATTCAGGTGGCAGAAAAGACCAGAATGATCGTCTGCTGTATGAGATTTTGGTGACAATCTTCGCGTCCCTCAATATTGTGGACCTTGCAGTTGCCTCACTGGTTTGCAAAACTTGGAATAAAGCTTGTCGTGACCCGTCTCTTTGGCACAAGCTTGATCTTTCCACACTCACCTCTTACTGTTTCAACACACCACCCAATAAAATTGGAGCTTACCGGCGTTCAACTTCAAAAATCACTCAGTTCTTCAAGCACATTCTAGGTCTCAGTGATGGAAATACAACCTGCTTGATATTTAATTACTATGTTTACATAACGGATGAACAGTTAATCACAATTGCAGAAAG GACCCGAAAGCTTAAACGAGTTGTTCTACCAAAGACGGGTGATTTCTCAAGAGCAGGAGTGAATTCAGCGATGAAGTTATGGAGAGGCCTTGAGTCTATCACCATTACCTCTGCTGTCCCCGGGCATTACATATTTCCTGCACTTGGCAGATACTGCAACAACATAACTGAGATGAAATTTTCTTGTGGTTGCATCTTTGAAGAAAAGCATGCTGAAGCCATGGTTAAATACACCCCAAACTTGAAGATGCTGAGCATTCGGTCCATACCAGCAAGCATGAAGGCTTTGCAGTGTGTTCTGAGCTTCTTGGAGCATTTGAAGATGGTGAATGTTTGTCACAGTTTCATTAGGGATACATCAGACCGTAGATTATACGGTTTGGGTTTTGAAGATCTGCGAAATTGTTTGTCTCCCTTGAGTTTGGGAAAGCTAATATACTGTGAAGGATATCTGGAGGGAGGATGGTGCCTTAGGTGCCAGAATGGGCATGACAACAGTCGTAGCAGGCAACCATATGGACCATTGGAGGATGTTTGGCGTGAGGATGAGATAACCTCTCTTGCATCAGGGAATCATAATATTATTCCATCAAGAACACTCACTCTGCATTAA